In Centropristis striata isolate RG_2023a ecotype Rhode Island chromosome 5, C.striata_1.0, whole genome shotgun sequence, a single genomic region encodes these proteins:
- the crebzf gene encoding CREB/ATF bZIP transcription factor, which translates to MITRRRVHALINTESQPMEGEEINVVESVKDLPNPSGGFSPDDLDTTGMELDDLFGIEDLKLTLERDSVSSLFDIELADLGVFRSKDPDSDIEASTASSPERIASDVKMKNRRKQSTDNMINKNAIAARLNRLRKKEYVNSLEKKVDVLSTENSSLKQENVQLNKRVEELEDETRAATPPTTTTPCPGSV; encoded by the exons ATGATCACTAGAAGAAGAGTCCATGCTCTGATCAACACAGAGTCACAGCCGATGGAAGGAGAAGAAATAAATGTGGTAGAAAGTGTCAAAGATCTCCCGAACCCCTCCGGAGGGTTCTCCCCAGATGATCTGGACACCACTGGGATGGAGCTCGACGACCTGTTTGGAATCGAAGACTTAAAATTGACTCTTGAACGAGACTCTGTGTCGTCGCTCTTCGATATCGAGTTGGCTGATCTTGGCGTGTTCCGCTCTAAAGATCCAGATTCTGATATTGAAGCGTCGACTGCTTCGTCTCCAGAGAGAATAGCGTCTGACGTGAAGATGAAGAACAGGAGAAAACAGTCAACAGACAACATGATCAACAAAAACGCCATCGCCGCCAGGTTGAATCGTCTCCGGAAGAAAGAATACGTCAACAGCTTGGAGAAGAAAGTGGACGTGCTGTCGACAGAGAACAGTTCCCTGAAACAGGAGAACGTTCAGCTGAACAAGAGAGTGGAAGAGCTGGAGGATGAAACCAG GGCGGCGACTCCACCGACCACGACTACGCCCTGCCCAGGAAGCGTGTGA